The bacterium genomic sequence ACCGAGGTTCCGGCCAAGGTTCCCGGCAAGATCATCAAATACCTGCTGGAGGAAGGAGCCTGGGTGGAGAAGGGCCAGAGCGTGGTCACCATAGACCGGGACGAGATAGGGGTGGAGTTCAAGGAAGCCACGCTGGAAGCCCCCATCTCGGGCTGGCTCACCAAAAGGTATTTTGACACCGGGGCCCATGTGGCTCCGGGCATGCCCCTGTTCCAGATCGCCGATTATCACCAGGTCAAATTAGTGATCCAGATACCCGAGGCCGAGATATCACGGGTCAAGGTAGGGGCCGGAGCCCAGATCTCGATAGACGCCTGGCCGGACCAGAAATTCTACGGCTCGGTCAACCAGATGTCCCCCACTGTGGATTATTTAAGCCGCACGATCAGGGCCGAGGTCGCCATCAAGAATCCCGGGATGAAGATCCGTCCGGGGATGTACGCCCGGGCCAGGATCAACATCCAGCGTCATGTAAAGGCCATCGTCATACCTACCACCGCCATCATCGAACGGGAGACAGGCTCAATGGTATTTGTGATGGAGAACGGCCA encodes the following:
- a CDS encoding efflux RND transporter periplasmic adaptor subunit, with protein sequence MKGKIILIAIAALIAVFVGFKVMRSAAGKKEATEQVKKFPVEVLTIVPSDYDETINLSGTMMAENQTEVPAKVPGKIIKYLLEEGAWVEKGQSVVTIDRDEIGVEFKEATLEAPISGWLTKRYFDTGAHVAPGMPLFQIADYHQVKLVIQIPEAEISRVKVGAGAQISIDAWPDQKFYGSVNQMSPTVDYLSRTIRAEVAIKNPGMKIRPGMYARARINIQRHVKAIVIPTTAIIERETGSMVFVMENGQASARQVSVELDMGETSSIKSGLSFGDKLIVAGQHSVAQGSAVELVGGK